The Piliocolobus tephrosceles isolate RC106 chromosome 3, ASM277652v3, whole genome shotgun sequence genome has a window encoding:
- the LOC111525512 gene encoding alcohol dehydrogenase 1A-like translates to MSTAGKVIKCKAAVLWELKKPFSIEEVEVAPPKAHEVRIKMAAVGICSTDDHVVSGTMVTSLPVILGHEAASIVESVGEGVTTVKPGDKVIPLVVPQCGKCRICKTPERKYCLKNDASNPRGTMQDGTSRFTCRGKSIHHFLGVSTFSQYTVVDENAVAKIDAASPMEKVCLIGCAFSTGYGSAVKVAKVTPGSTCAVFGLGGVGLSAVMGCKAAGAARIIAVDINKDKFAKAKELGATECINPQDYKKPIQEVLKEMTDGGVDFSFEVIVGLTP, encoded by the exons ATGAGCACAGCAGGAAAA GTCATCAAATGCAAAGCAGCTGTGCTATGGGAGTTAAAGAAACCCTTTTCCattgaggaggtggaggttgcacctCCCAAGGCCCATGAAGTTCGTATTAAG ATGGCGGCTGTAGGAATCTGTAGCACTGATGACCACGTGGTTAGTGGTACCATGGTGACCTCACTTCCTGTGATTTTAGGCCATGAGGCAGCCAGCATCGTAGAGAGTGTTGGAGAAGGGGTGACTACAGTCAAACCAG GTGATAAAGTCATCCCACTGGTTGTTCCTCAGTGTGGAAAATGCAGAATTTGTAAAACCCCAGAAAGGAAGTACTGCTTGAAAAACGA TGCGAGCAATCCTCGGGGGACCATGCAGGATGGCACCAGCAGGTTCACCTGCAGGGGGAAGTCCATTCACCACTTCCTCGGTGTCAGCACCTTCTCCCAGTACACAGTGGTGGATGAGAATGCAGTAGCCAAAATTGATGCAGCCTCACCCATGGAGAAAGTCTGCCTTATTGGCTGTGCATTTTCAACTGGTTATGGGTCTGCAGTCAAAGTTGCCAAG GTAACCCCAGGCTCTACCTGTGCTGTGTTTGGCCTGGGAGGGGTCGGCCTATCTGCTGTTATGGGCTGTAAAGCAGCTGGAGCAGCTAGAATCATTGCGGTGGACATCAACAAGGACAAATTTGCAAAGGCCAAAGAGTTGGGTGCCACTGAATGTATCAACCCTCAAGACTACAAGAAACCCATCCAGGAGGTGCTAAAGGAAATGACTGATGGAGGTGTGGATTTTTCGTTTGAAGTCATCGTCGGCTTGACACCATG